The following proteins are co-located in the Solanum pennellii chromosome 1, SPENNV200 genome:
- the LOC107020226 gene encoding putative F-box/LRR-repeat protein At3g18150, whose product MAEETLDDRLSDLPDSLLLQILSLLPTEEAFRTCILSKRWQYLWTSLDSLIFSPRRFWGRNKGFRSFVDYVLSHSTAPIITKFEIHCSGLHSYKSQISQWLTFAVKKNVQHAVLYSPPPSIMSQCFFNCSSLISLYLAESSLVSTVVIAWKSLKTIKLEEMVVVDAEIENLLSGCPALEAIVFNNVGGFRHLKINSLKVKSLKLEGYWVDDGGESDHSFEICAPYLQHLELLHDFHDFKCSLVDVSSVVNAKITFDITCIKDLHNDYDQYYDSDEEDEDSCSDYHQTLKSLIQDYLQKLSRATELTFGTFFTQVLCILQFKGVPIPELECKHIVLKLHLEKFSLYGAAGLLRASPLVETLNLEIENQPFDDSRCYFERKYLVKGDNIDLQSYNSSSVFPNLKNVEIAISSGMCMKEHLNWEYIRKLFKLSKFLLKNAVVLEKFVIVSKRRRCEFCGIKCLSRFLSRLASNLRSSAEFVITYQELVDLSSVVKAKDSPCQDSDDEEDSCSDYYQDSDDEEDCSSDYYYHDSDDDEDNFDLDSDDEDEDNTDQDSDDEEDNTDQDSDDDEEDEP is encoded by the exons atgGCGGAAGAAACCCTAGATGATCGTCTGAGTGACTTGCCGGACTCACTTCTGCTTCAAATTCTGTCTCTTTTGCCGACGGAGGAAGCATTCAGAACATGTATTCTCTCTAAAAGGTGGCAGTATCTCTGGACATCACTTGattctttaattttctctcCTAGACGCTTTTGGGGAAGAAACAAAGGATTTCGATCATTTGTTGACTATGTATTGTCTCATTCCACTGCTCCCATAATTACTAAATTTGAGATCCACTGCAGTGGCCTGCATAGCTACAAGTCTCAAATAAGCCAATGGCTTACTTTTGCtgttaaaaaaaatgttcaacATGCTGTACTCTATTCTCCTCCTCCTTCCATCATGTCTCAATGTTTTTTCAATTGTTCGTCTTTGATATCATTGTATCTTGCAGAAAGTTCCTTGGTTTCTACTGTTGTTATAGCTTGGAAGTCTCTAAAGACTATAAAATTGGAGGAAATGGTGGTAGTTGATGCTGAGATTGAGAATTTACTATCAGGTTGTCCTGCATTGGAAGCTATAGTGTTTAATAATGTTGGGGGCTTTCGTCATTTGAAAATCAATTCGTTAAAGGTAAAAAGCTTGAAATTGGAAGGTTATTGGGTGGATGATGGTGGTGAAAGTGATCACTCATTTGAAATTTGTGCCCCATATCTTCAGCATTTGGAGCTTTTACATGATTTTCATGATTTCAAGTGTAGTCTTGTTGATGTATCCTCTGTGGTTAATGCTAAGATAACTTTCGACATTACATGTATCAAAGATCTGCACAATGATTATGATCAATATTATGATTCTGATGAAGAGGATGAAGACAGTTGCAGTGATTATCATCAAACTTTAAAGTCCCTCATCCAAGATTACCTTCAAAAGCTAAGTCGGGCAACTGAATTAACATTCGGAACTTTCTTCACTCAG GTCCTATGCATATTGCAGTTCAAAGGAGTGCCAATTCCAGAATTGGAATGCAAACATATAGTGCTGAAGTTGCATTTGGAAAAGTTTAGTTTGTATGGGGCAGCTGGCCTTTTGCGAGCCTCGCCTCTTGTGGAGACACTCAACTTAGAAATAGAAAATCAGCCT TTTGATGATTCCAGGTGctattttgagagaaaatatttgGTCAAAGGTGATAATATTGATTTGCAGAGTTATAATTCAAGCTCTGTGTTTCCCAACCTAAAGAATGTTGAGATTGCCATCTCCTCTGGGATGTGCATGAAGGAGCATCTCAACTGGGAATATATCAGGAAGCTTTTCAAACTTTCAAAGTTTTTGTTAAAGAATGCAGTGGTTTTGGAGAAGTTCGTTATCGTTTCAAAAAGACGAAGGTGTGAGTTTTGTGGAATCAAGTGTCTGTCGCGATTTTTATCACGATTGGCTAGTAATCTGAGATCCTCTGCTGAGTTTGTGATTACCTATCAAGA GCTTGTAGATTTATCCTCTGTGGTTAAAGCTAAGGATAGTCCTTGTCAAGATTCTGATGATGAGGAAGACAGTTGCAGTGATTATTATCAAGATTCTGATGACGAGGAAGACTGTTCCAGTGATTATTATTATCATGATtctgatgatgatgaggataaTTTTGATCTAGATTCtgatgatgaggatgaggatAATACTGATCAAGATTCTGATGATGAGGAGGATAATACTGATCAAGATTCtgatgatgatgaggaagaCGAGCCGTGA